The Malus domestica chromosome 13, GDT2T_hap1 genome includes a window with the following:
- the LOC114820587 gene encoding phosphatidylinositol/phosphatidylcholine transfer protein SFH4-like produces MGKKDHHPRDEQSKGNARVEAVLQLLRKQAPLTVKQEKFCNTACVERFLKAKGDSVKKAAKQLRACLSWRQNIGTENLIADEFSAELAEGVAYVSGHDEESRPVVIFRIKQDYQKFHSQKLFTRLLAFTLEVAIQSMPKNVEQFVLLFDASFFRSASAFMNLLVAGLKIVAEYYPRRLSKAFVIDPPTMFSYLWKGVRPFVELSTATMMVSSLDFEESLDFSDFSNYPRASSLRFDPSSIKSTAKVGSCSSSRFSFTVAQHQFDSLKPWYLSLTDTSASKVGPTTPSPLGPAFISPLNARSFSFASPAARTPRGTIHGYGNSAAMRKSLFPSTPLPQRCSGSEASRTPHHNQPPRTPRPSFLQSPATFFRRESHASRTEKSRESFAPFLKFYRRPYDEMIYRSKMRPPLGGLISIVSPHIRRRHVSVSQRF; encoded by the exons ATGGGGAAGAAAGATCACCACCCGAGAGATGAACAGAGCAAGGGAAATGCGAGAGTGGAAGCAGTTCTTCAGCTTCTGAGAAAACAAGCCCCACTCACAGTTAAACAG GAGAAGTTTTGCAACACTGCTTGTGTGGAGAGGTTTTTGAAAGCAAAAGGAGATAGTGTTAAGAAGGCAGCCAAGCAACTTAGGGCTTGCCTTTCATGGAGACAGAATATTGGCACTG AGAACTTGATAGCAGATGAGTTCTCAGCTGAGCTCGCTGAAGGTGTTGCCTACGTGTCTGGCCATGATGAAGAATCCAGGCCTGTTGTG ATTTTCCGGATTAAACAAGATTACCAGAAGTTCCATTCGCAAAAACT GTTCACTCGCTTGTTGGCATTCACGCTGGAGGTGGCGATTCAGTCCATGCCCAAAAACGTAGAGCAGTTCGTCCTCCTTTTCGACGCAA GTTTTTTCAGGTCGGCTTCTGCTTTTATGAACTTGCTGGTGGCCGGACTGAAAATTGTGGCGGAGTACTATCCAAGACGGCTCTCCAAAGCATTCGTAATTGACCCTCCTACAATGTTCTCATATCTTTGGAAG GGTGTTCGACCGTTCGTTGAGCTATCAACGGCTACGATGATGGTATCATCTCTTGACTTTGAGGAGTCGTTGGATTTCAGTGACTTCTCAAATTATCCGCGAGCCTCGTCCCTCCGATTCGACCCCTCCTCAATCAAATCAACGGCCAAGGTCGGCTCTTGCTCATCCTCTCGTTTCTCCTTCACTGTCGCTCAGCATCAGTTCGACTCTCTCAAGCCTTGGTACCTCAGCCTCACGGACACGTCAGCATCCAAAGTAGGCCCCACCACACCCTCCCCGCTGGGACCCGCTTTCATCTCACCGCTAAACGCCCGGTCCTTCTCCTTCGCATCCCCCGCCGCCAGAACACCACGTGGAACAATCCACGGCTACGGCAACTCCGCTGCCATGAGAAAAAGCCTGTTCCCGTCGACCCCACTCCCCCAACGGTGCTCCGGCAGCGAGGCCAGCAGAACCCCTCACCACAACCAGCCGCCGCGGACCCCACGCCCCTCGTTCCTCCAATCGCCGGCCACGTTCTTCCGCAGGGAGAGCCACGCCAGCAGGACGGAGAAGTCCCGGGAGTCCTTCGCGCCGTTCTTGAAGTTCTACAGAAGGCCGTACGACGAGATGATCTACAGGTCAAAGATGCGGCCCCCACTGGGCGGACTCATCTCCATCGTCTCTCCCCACATCAGACGCCGCCACGTGTCCGTATCACAACGGTTCTGA